One window of Klebsiella quasivariicola genomic DNA carries:
- a CDS encoding ABC transporter permease, producing MSLVDYAIAVRRRPEWRRVRLQPGLWLAWAVMITALLMALAPQWFTAANPLEGIPGAQRLAPQAHYWLGTDQLGRDLWTRVVYGAVHSLSAALIAVAIGLAFGTALGTLAGALAGRVESTIMRLVDVLLAIPSLLLQLTVIILLGFGTVNAAVAVGVAAIASFARLARAEVVRVRHSDYVEAAQGSGGTFLAVFWRHILPNSLTAVFAFATLQFGQAMLALATLSFLGYGTPPPVPEWGLLIAEGRNYLSTAWWLTTFPGLAVVAVVLAANRLSRQWSGVRP from the coding sequence ATGAGCCTGGTCGATTATGCCATCGCGGTTCGCCGCCGCCCGGAATGGCGCAGGGTGCGCCTGCAGCCTGGCCTGTGGCTGGCGTGGGCGGTGATGATCACTGCGCTGTTAATGGCCCTCGCCCCGCAGTGGTTTACCGCCGCGAACCCGCTGGAAGGGATCCCCGGCGCTCAGCGCCTGGCGCCGCAGGCGCACTACTGGCTGGGTACCGACCAGCTGGGGCGCGATCTGTGGACGCGGGTGGTGTACGGCGCGGTACATTCTCTCTCGGCGGCGCTGATCGCCGTCGCCATCGGCCTGGCGTTCGGCACCGCCCTTGGCACCCTCGCCGGGGCGCTGGCCGGTCGCGTGGAATCCACCATCATGCGCCTGGTCGATGTCCTGCTGGCCATCCCCTCCCTGCTGCTGCAGCTGACGGTGATTATTCTGCTCGGTTTCGGTACGGTGAATGCGGCGGTGGCGGTCGGCGTGGCGGCTATCGCCAGCTTCGCGCGCCTGGCGCGGGCGGAGGTGGTGCGCGTGCGCCACAGCGATTACGTCGAAGCAGCCCAGGGCAGCGGGGGCACCTTTCTCGCCGTCTTCTGGCGCCATATTCTGCCCAACTCGCTCACCGCGGTGTTTGCTTTCGCGACGCTGCAGTTCGGTCAGGCGATGCTGGCCCTGGCCACCCTCAGCTTCCTCGGCTACGGCACCCCGCCGCCGGTGCCGGAGTGGGGATTACTGATCGCCGAAGGCCGCAATTACCTGTCAACCGCCTGGTGGCTAACCACCTTCCCCGGCCTCGCCGTGGTCGCCGTGGTCCTTGCCGCCAATCGTCTTAGCCGCCAGTGG
- a CDS encoding ABC transporter permease: MSAYLLRRFGQGLLVLWAAFTLTFFLLQVLPGDAVLIKFQNPDLGLSPAQIAEMRLAYGADSPLWRQYLHTLLAMLHGDFGYSLQAGLAVSSLIASNLPDTLSLALPAFLLAVALAFALAFASRLPGLRWLSNFLQSLPVLFISLPTFWLGIALIQLFSFQLRWIPVINPGPLEGLILPVIAVALPISAPLAQILMRSMDQVAVQPFVAVARAKGMSETGVLWHHVMGNALLPALNIAGLLLGELIAGALITETVFGRSGLGQLTQQAVNNQDIAVLQAVVMISALGFVLINLLVDLVMPRLDPRLHLQTGGAK; encoded by the coding sequence ATGAGCGCTTATCTTCTGCGACGGTTCGGCCAGGGGCTGCTGGTCCTGTGGGCGGCATTTACCCTCACCTTTTTCCTGCTGCAGGTGCTGCCGGGGGATGCGGTGCTGATCAAGTTTCAGAACCCGGACCTCGGCCTCAGCCCGGCGCAAATCGCCGAGATGCGGCTGGCCTACGGCGCCGACAGCCCGCTGTGGCGCCAGTATCTGCATACGTTGCTGGCGATGCTGCACGGCGACTTTGGCTATTCCCTGCAGGCGGGTCTGGCGGTCAGTAGTCTGATTGCCAGCAACCTGCCGGATACCTTAAGCCTCGCCCTGCCGGCCTTTCTGCTGGCGGTGGCGCTGGCGTTCGCCCTCGCTTTCGCCTCGCGGCTGCCGGGGCTGCGCTGGCTGAGCAATTTTCTGCAGTCGCTACCGGTGCTGTTTATCTCTCTGCCTACCTTCTGGCTGGGTATCGCCCTGATCCAGCTGTTTTCCTTTCAGCTGCGCTGGATCCCGGTAATTAACCCTGGTCCGCTGGAGGGACTGATTTTACCGGTTATCGCCGTCGCGCTGCCCATTTCCGCGCCGCTGGCGCAGATCCTGATGCGCAGCATGGATCAGGTGGCGGTTCAGCCCTTCGTCGCGGTCGCCCGCGCCAAGGGCATGAGCGAGACTGGCGTCCTCTGGCACCATGTCATGGGTAACGCCCTGCTGCCAGCGCTGAATATTGCCGGGCTGCTGCTCGGGGAGCTTATTGCCGGGGCGCTGATCACCGAGACCGTCTTCGGCCGCAGCGGCCTCGGCCAGCTGACCCAGCAGGCGGTGAATAACCAGGATATCGCCGTGCTGCAGGCGGTGGTGATGATCTCCGCCCTCGGTTTCGTCCTGATCAACCTGCTGGTCGACCTGGTCATGCCGCGACTGGATCCCCGGCTCCATTTACAGACCGGAGGTGCGAAATGA